A genomic region of Anopheles coustani chromosome 3, idAnoCousDA_361_x.2, whole genome shotgun sequence contains the following coding sequences:
- the LOC131272159 gene encoding hrp65 protein-like isoform X1 codes for MDIAVKQEVNGSPLPQRQQPQHGGGGGVGPQGPMQGHQGPVGDGPGGNKNNMNRNNRNNSKNRQNMGPNRGNRGGPGGGMGNNGGGGPGGNGGPGLNRQGNHPGNQQNQGGEDGGPQQNQHQNRGMNRGNRGHDMDNSFGERRRGGGGEAFFINDKLRMLAGPLLDIPPIEVQEAKFSGRNRLYVGNLTNDVTEEELVEMFKPFGEIHEVFMNKEKNYAFVRVDFFSNAENAKRELDGTMRKNRVLRVRFAPNATAIRVKNLTPYVTNELLYKAFEVFGPLERAVVQVDERGKPTGEGIVEFKNKPGAMAAIRYCTDKCYFLTSSLRPVIVEPYTYQDDNDGLPEKSLNKKQNEFVKARQQGPRFAEHGSFEFEYGQRWKQMHELFKQKAEALKREMIMEEEKLEAQMEYAKYEQETELLREQLRQREMDRDRKKAEWEMQERQVAEARQRNDLQLKTDIEEMNSRIKRTDEELHRRQKENTMFMQQNQQMTIMEQQQMNDMGGMGGGSGGGGGGGNGNDNRRNFDMMNQSGGNGNFGNMEPTVRDYDHGQNRPSRFDDGPPQQQQQQQQMHQQQQQRGNNFGGNRNNWMNNTPERRNNNDDFQNKRRRF; via the exons ATGGACATCGCCGTGAAGCAAGAAGTAAATGGTTCTCCACTACCACAGCGTCAGCAGCCGCAAcatggcggcggtggcggagtTGGACCCCAGGGCCCCATGCAAGGCCACCAAGGCCCCGTAGGTGATGGGCCCGGTGGTAATAAGAATAATATGAACCGGAACAACCGTAATAATAGTAAAAATCGTCAAAACATGGGCCCCAATCGTGGCAATCGTGGTGGGCCTGGCGGTGGCATGGGTAATAATGGCGGAGGTGGTCCCGGGGGTAATGGTGGGCCGGGCCTCAATCGTCAGGGCAATCATCCCGGAAACCAGCAGAATCAAGGCGGAGAAGATGGTGGTCCGCAACAAAACCAGCATCAGAATCGTGGCATGAACCGTGGAAACCGCGGACATGAT ATGGATAATAGCTTTGGTGAACGGCGCCGTGGAGGAGGTGGCGAAGCTTTTTTCATCAACGACAAACTTCGCATGCTTGCTGGTCCGCTGCTGGATATTCCACCGATCGAGGTGCAGGAGGCTAAATTCTCCGGCCGCAACCGACTGTACGTGGGAAACCTTACGAACGATGTGACTGAAGAGGAATTGGTGGAAATGTTCAAGCCGTTCGGTGAAATTCATGAGGTGTTCATGAACAAGGAGAAAAATTACGCCTTTGTGCGCGTAGACTTTTTCTCGAACGCTGAAAATGCCAAACGAGAGCTTGATGGTACCATGCGCAAGAATCGGGTGCTGCGGGTGCGTTTCGCTCCCAACGCTACTGCCATCCGGGTGAAGAACCTAACGCCGTACGTCACGAATGAGTTGCTGTACAAAGCGTTCGAAGTGTTCGGCCCGCTGGAGCGTGCTGTGGTGCAGGTGGATGAGCGCGGAAAACCGACCGGCGAGGGAATCGTAGAGTTCAAGAATAAACCGGGAGCCATGGCGGCGATTCGGTATTGCACGGACAAGTGCTACTTCCTCACATCGTCGCTGCGTCCGGTCATCGTCGAGCCGTACACATACCAGGACGACAACGATGGTCTGCCAGAGAAGTCGCTGAACAAGAAGCAGAACGAATTTGTTAAGGCACGCCAGCAGGGTCCCCGGTTTGCCGAACATGGCTCGTTCGAGTTTGAGTACGGTCAGCGCTGGAAGCAAATGCATGAGCTGTTCAAGCAGAAGGCCGAGGCTCTGAAGCGCGAGATGATCATGGAAGAGGAGAAGCTGGAAGCTCAGATGGAATACGCCAAGTATGAGCAGGAAACCGAACTGCTTCGTGAAC AGCTGCGCCAGCGTGAAATGGATCGTGATCGAAAGAAGGCGGAGTGGGAGATGCAAGAGCGACAGGTGGCGGAGGCGCGCCAACGCAATGATCTACAATTGAAGACAGACATCGAGGAAATGAATAGCCGTATCAAGCGCACCGACGAGGAGCTGCACCGCAGACAGAAGGAAAATACCATGTTCATGCAG CAGAACCAACAGATGACTATTatggaacaacaacaaatgaaCGATATGGGTGGAATGGGTGGCGGTAGCGGTgggggcggcggtggtggaaatGGTAATGATAATCGGCGTAACTTCGACATGATGAATCAAAGTGGCGGTAACGGCAACTTCGGCAATATG GAACCAACGGTCAGAGATTACGATCACGGTCAGAACCGACCGTCTCGTTTCGACGATGGAccgccacagcagcagcagcaacagcaacaaatgcaccagcagcagcaacagcgcgGCAACAATTTCGGAGGCAATCGTAACAATTGGATGAACAATACGCCCGAACGTCGTAATAACAACGATGATTTCCAGAACAAGCGAAGACGCTTCTAA
- the LOC131272159 gene encoding hrp65 protein-like isoform X2, with the protein MDIAVKQEVNGSPLPQRQQPQHGGGGGVGPQGPMQGHQGPVGDGPGGNKNNMNRNNRNNSKNRQNMGPNRGNRGGPGGGMGNNGGGGPGGNGGPGLNRQGNHPGNQQNQGGEDGGPQQNQHQNRGMNRGNRGHDMDNSFGERRRGGGGEAFFINDKLRMLAGPLLDIPPIEVQEAKFSGRNRLYVGNLTNDVTEEELVEMFKPFGEIHEVFMNKEKNYAFVRVDFFSNAENAKRELDGTMRKNRVLRVRFAPNATAIRVKNLTPYVTNELLYKAFEVFGPLERAVVQVDERGKPTGEGIVEFKNKPGAMAAIRYCTDKCYFLTSSLRPVIVEPYTYQDDNDGLPEKSLNKKQNEFVKARQQGPRFAEHGSFEFEYGQRWKQMHELFKQKAEALKREMIMEEEKLEAQMEYAKYEQETELLREQLRQREMDRDRKKAEWEMQERQVAEARQRNDLQLKTDIEEMNSRIKRTDEELHRRQKENTMFMQNQQMTIMEQQQMNDMGGMGGGSGGGGGGGNGNDNRRNFDMMNQSGGNGNFGNMEPTVRDYDHGQNRPSRFDDGPPQQQQQQQQMHQQQQQRGNNFGGNRNNWMNNTPERRNNNDDFQNKRRRF; encoded by the exons ATGGACATCGCCGTGAAGCAAGAAGTAAATGGTTCTCCACTACCACAGCGTCAGCAGCCGCAAcatggcggcggtggcggagtTGGACCCCAGGGCCCCATGCAAGGCCACCAAGGCCCCGTAGGTGATGGGCCCGGTGGTAATAAGAATAATATGAACCGGAACAACCGTAATAATAGTAAAAATCGTCAAAACATGGGCCCCAATCGTGGCAATCGTGGTGGGCCTGGCGGTGGCATGGGTAATAATGGCGGAGGTGGTCCCGGGGGTAATGGTGGGCCGGGCCTCAATCGTCAGGGCAATCATCCCGGAAACCAGCAGAATCAAGGCGGAGAAGATGGTGGTCCGCAACAAAACCAGCATCAGAATCGTGGCATGAACCGTGGAAACCGCGGACATGAT ATGGATAATAGCTTTGGTGAACGGCGCCGTGGAGGAGGTGGCGAAGCTTTTTTCATCAACGACAAACTTCGCATGCTTGCTGGTCCGCTGCTGGATATTCCACCGATCGAGGTGCAGGAGGCTAAATTCTCCGGCCGCAACCGACTGTACGTGGGAAACCTTACGAACGATGTGACTGAAGAGGAATTGGTGGAAATGTTCAAGCCGTTCGGTGAAATTCATGAGGTGTTCATGAACAAGGAGAAAAATTACGCCTTTGTGCGCGTAGACTTTTTCTCGAACGCTGAAAATGCCAAACGAGAGCTTGATGGTACCATGCGCAAGAATCGGGTGCTGCGGGTGCGTTTCGCTCCCAACGCTACTGCCATCCGGGTGAAGAACCTAACGCCGTACGTCACGAATGAGTTGCTGTACAAAGCGTTCGAAGTGTTCGGCCCGCTGGAGCGTGCTGTGGTGCAGGTGGATGAGCGCGGAAAACCGACCGGCGAGGGAATCGTAGAGTTCAAGAATAAACCGGGAGCCATGGCGGCGATTCGGTATTGCACGGACAAGTGCTACTTCCTCACATCGTCGCTGCGTCCGGTCATCGTCGAGCCGTACACATACCAGGACGACAACGATGGTCTGCCAGAGAAGTCGCTGAACAAGAAGCAGAACGAATTTGTTAAGGCACGCCAGCAGGGTCCCCGGTTTGCCGAACATGGCTCGTTCGAGTTTGAGTACGGTCAGCGCTGGAAGCAAATGCATGAGCTGTTCAAGCAGAAGGCCGAGGCTCTGAAGCGCGAGATGATCATGGAAGAGGAGAAGCTGGAAGCTCAGATGGAATACGCCAAGTATGAGCAGGAAACCGAACTGCTTCGTGAAC AGCTGCGCCAGCGTGAAATGGATCGTGATCGAAAGAAGGCGGAGTGGGAGATGCAAGAGCGACAGGTGGCGGAGGCGCGCCAACGCAATGATCTACAATTGAAGACAGACATCGAGGAAATGAATAGCCGTATCAAGCGCACCGACGAGGAGCTGCACCGCAGACAGAAGGAAAATACCATGTTCATGCAG AACCAACAGATGACTATTatggaacaacaacaaatgaaCGATATGGGTGGAATGGGTGGCGGTAGCGGTgggggcggcggtggtggaaatGGTAATGATAATCGGCGTAACTTCGACATGATGAATCAAAGTGGCGGTAACGGCAACTTCGGCAATATG GAACCAACGGTCAGAGATTACGATCACGGTCAGAACCGACCGTCTCGTTTCGACGATGGAccgccacagcagcagcagcaacagcaacaaatgcaccagcagcagcaacagcgcgGCAACAATTTCGGAGGCAATCGTAACAATTGGATGAACAATACGCCCGAACGTCGTAATAACAACGATGATTTCCAGAACAAGCGAAGACGCTTCTAA
- the LOC131272159 gene encoding hrp65 protein-like isoform X3, protein MDIAVKQEVNGSPLPQRQQPQHGGGGGVGPQGPMQGHQGPVGDGPGGNKNNMNRNNRNNSKNRQNMGPNRGNRGGPGGGMGNNGGGGPGGNGGPGLNRQGNHPGNQQNQGGEDGGPQQNQHQNRGMNRGNRGHDMDNSFGERRRGGGGEAFFINDKLRMLAGPLLDIPPIEVQEAKFSGRNRLYVGNLTNDVTEEELVEMFKPFGEIHEVFMNKEKNYAFVRVDFFSNAENAKRELDGTMRKNRVLRVRFAPNATAIRVKNLTPYVTNELLYKAFEVFGPLERAVVQVDERGKPTGEGIVEFKNKPGAMAAIRYCTDKCYFLTSSLRPVIVEPYTYQDDNDGLPEKSLNKKQNEFVKARQQGPRFAEHGSFEFEYGQRWKQMHELFKQKAEALKREMIMEEEKLEAQMEYAKYEQETELLREQLRQREMDRDRKKAEWEMQERQVAEARQRNDLQLKTDIEEMNSRIKRTDEELHRRQKENTMFMQQNQQMTIMEQQQMNDMGGMGGGSGGGGGGGNGNDNRRNFDMMNQSGGNGNFGNMFQEEYLSEILRFLGTNLDNQSNTANNKKQYNKNNKKPQSQGKNRQHF, encoded by the exons ATGGACATCGCCGTGAAGCAAGAAGTAAATGGTTCTCCACTACCACAGCGTCAGCAGCCGCAAcatggcggcggtggcggagtTGGACCCCAGGGCCCCATGCAAGGCCACCAAGGCCCCGTAGGTGATGGGCCCGGTGGTAATAAGAATAATATGAACCGGAACAACCGTAATAATAGTAAAAATCGTCAAAACATGGGCCCCAATCGTGGCAATCGTGGTGGGCCTGGCGGTGGCATGGGTAATAATGGCGGAGGTGGTCCCGGGGGTAATGGTGGGCCGGGCCTCAATCGTCAGGGCAATCATCCCGGAAACCAGCAGAATCAAGGCGGAGAAGATGGTGGTCCGCAACAAAACCAGCATCAGAATCGTGGCATGAACCGTGGAAACCGCGGACATGAT ATGGATAATAGCTTTGGTGAACGGCGCCGTGGAGGAGGTGGCGAAGCTTTTTTCATCAACGACAAACTTCGCATGCTTGCTGGTCCGCTGCTGGATATTCCACCGATCGAGGTGCAGGAGGCTAAATTCTCCGGCCGCAACCGACTGTACGTGGGAAACCTTACGAACGATGTGACTGAAGAGGAATTGGTGGAAATGTTCAAGCCGTTCGGTGAAATTCATGAGGTGTTCATGAACAAGGAGAAAAATTACGCCTTTGTGCGCGTAGACTTTTTCTCGAACGCTGAAAATGCCAAACGAGAGCTTGATGGTACCATGCGCAAGAATCGGGTGCTGCGGGTGCGTTTCGCTCCCAACGCTACTGCCATCCGGGTGAAGAACCTAACGCCGTACGTCACGAATGAGTTGCTGTACAAAGCGTTCGAAGTGTTCGGCCCGCTGGAGCGTGCTGTGGTGCAGGTGGATGAGCGCGGAAAACCGACCGGCGAGGGAATCGTAGAGTTCAAGAATAAACCGGGAGCCATGGCGGCGATTCGGTATTGCACGGACAAGTGCTACTTCCTCACATCGTCGCTGCGTCCGGTCATCGTCGAGCCGTACACATACCAGGACGACAACGATGGTCTGCCAGAGAAGTCGCTGAACAAGAAGCAGAACGAATTTGTTAAGGCACGCCAGCAGGGTCCCCGGTTTGCCGAACATGGCTCGTTCGAGTTTGAGTACGGTCAGCGCTGGAAGCAAATGCATGAGCTGTTCAAGCAGAAGGCCGAGGCTCTGAAGCGCGAGATGATCATGGAAGAGGAGAAGCTGGAAGCTCAGATGGAATACGCCAAGTATGAGCAGGAAACCGAACTGCTTCGTGAAC AGCTGCGCCAGCGTGAAATGGATCGTGATCGAAAGAAGGCGGAGTGGGAGATGCAAGAGCGACAGGTGGCGGAGGCGCGCCAACGCAATGATCTACAATTGAAGACAGACATCGAGGAAATGAATAGCCGTATCAAGCGCACCGACGAGGAGCTGCACCGCAGACAGAAGGAAAATACCATGTTCATGCAG CAGAACCAACAGATGACTATTatggaacaacaacaaatgaaCGATATGGGTGGAATGGGTGGCGGTAGCGGTgggggcggcggtggtggaaatGGTAATGATAATCGGCGTAACTTCGACATGATGAATCAAAGTGGCGGTAACGGCAACTTCGGCAATATG
- the LOC131272171 gene encoding transmembrane protein 216, translating into MGNPSLTYEILLYLNSFYFGMFATCELGMLTLKAVNLKYPDHILLREACILVALCLVETIRIILGRRGSLSDHGWHVILSVFLTIPCGMGVGYLLFYQLHRLRLEYILCALMLSLQAAELFFAILFVFTLCRPPSYD; encoded by the exons ATGGGAAATCCAAGCTTAACCTACGAAATTCTACTGTACCTCAACTCGTTTTACTTCGGAATGTTCGCTACCTGTGAACTCGGAATGCTCACTTTGAAGGCAGTCAATTTGAAATATCCTGATCACATTCTGTTACGCGAGGCCTGCATTCTGGTGGCCCTCTGCTTGGTAGAAACAATCCGAATCATCCTGGGTAGACGGGGCAGCCTTAGCGACCATG gTTGGCATGTGATCCTGTCCGTCTTTCTGACCATCCCCTGTGGCATGGGCGTAGGTTACCTGCTCTTCTACCAGCTGCACCGACTACGCCTGGAGTACATCCTATGTGCCTTAATGTTATCACTACAGGCAGCAGAACTGTTCTTTGCGATACTCTTCGTATTCACGCTCTGTCGGCCGCCTTCCTACGATTAG
- the LOC131272172 gene encoding cyclin-dependent kinases regulatory subunit-like produces MPSDQIQYSEKYYDEVFEYRHVILPPDLAKYVPKTHLMSETEWRNLGVQQSPGWVLYMIHAPEPHVLLFRRPRADQPAQL; encoded by the exons ATGCCGTCGGATCAAATCCAATATTCAGAAAAGTATTACGACGAGGTGTTTGAGTACCGGCACGTAATACTTCCACCTGATTTGGCCAAGTATGTGCCGAAAACACACCTGATGTCAGAAACGGAGTGGCGTAACCTAGGCGTTCAGCAATCTCCCGGTTGGGTGCTATACATG ATACATGCGCCTGAACCACACGTACTACTGTTTCGACGTCCACGAGCGGATCAACCAGCACAATTGTAG